The Halorussus gelatinilyticus genome contains the following window.
GAGGGCGACCCGCCTCAGAACCCGACGACGGAGAACGCCTACCGCCACGTCCACGTCTGGGTGAACGTCACCGCGTGACGGGGGCATTCGGGCGTCACCGCGCGACGAGGGCGTTCGAGCGTCACCGCGCGACGGGGGGAAGCCGGGGGTAAGCGACGATGTGGCCGTGGGAACACCTCGCCGTCGGCTATCTGGGCTACTCGCTCGCGGTTCGACTCGCGGGCCGGGGAGCGCCGCGACCGTGGCCGGTCGTCGCGCTCGCGGTCGGCACGCAGTTCCCCGACCTGGTGGACAAACCGCTCGCGTGGACCTTCGGCGTCCTGCCGTCGGGCCACTCGCTGGCGCACTCGCTGTTCGCGGCGCTCCCGCTGGCGGCGCTCGCCGCGACGGTCGGGGTCGCGCTCGACCGCCGGCGGGACGGCGACGCGCCCGGCGCGAGTCGAGTCGGCGCGGCGTTCGCGTTCGGCTATCTCAGCCACCTGCCGAGCGACGCGTTCTACCCCCTGCTGGTCGGCGGGGAGGCGAACTACGACTTCCTACTCTGGCCGGTCGTCCCGGTCTCTTCGCCCGAGACCGGCGTCGGGTTCGCCGAGATGCTCCGGACGCTGTTCTCGCGCTACGTCGAGCGACTGGCCCGCGGCGAGGTGTCGCCCTACCTCGCGGTCGAACTCGGCCTGCTCTCGGCCGTGGTCGCGCTGTGGGTCGCCGACGGCCTGCCGCCGCTCCGGTGGCTCTGGTCGCGGGTCGTCCTCGGGCGACCCGTCGAGGAGTCGGGGTAGTCGGCGAGGAATTGGGGAGTCGGCAAGGAGTCGGGGTAGTCGGCGAGACGCTTCGCGGCCTGCCGCGAAGCGTCTCGCCCTGCTCGGCCGGAGTCGCCCCGGTTCTCGCCCGGAAAGCGACGCCTGAACGCCGCGCAGGACGGACATAACAATATCCCGAAACGACCGAGTGGGTAACGTGACCGACGAGGAGCGTTCGGCGACGAGGCGCGCGTATCTCCGAACCGCCGGGACCGTCGCGGCGGTCGGATCGCTCGCGGGGTGTGGTCGGACCGACCGCGGGCCGACGACGAGCGCACCGACCGAAACGACCGAAACGACGCCGGGCGAGCGGACTACGACCGACGAACCGACCGCGACCGGCGAACCGACCGAGACGGCCACGCCGAGCGAACTGGCCGACCGGCGCGGCTACGAGACCGTCGTGAACGTCGCGACTGCGAGCGTCGATACCCAGGACGGCGAGGCGATGGAGGCGTTCCTCGAGGAGAAGTCCGGTGACGACACGCTGTTCTACTTCCCGTCGGGGCGCTACCGCCTCGCGGAGTGGCGCGCGACGGACTACCGGAACCTCGGCATCGTCGGCGACGACGCGGTGCTCGCCGCGCCCAGCGACGCGACCTACTGGCTGAAGTGGGCCAGGCTGGACGACCTGCTCTTCGAGGGGTTCACCATCGACTGCCGTGGCAAGGGCGTCGCGCCGATCGCCCGTGTCGGAGTCGGGGGCGGGACGAGCGTGGTCCGGAACGTCGTCGTCCGCGGGCACCGCCACGTGCCCCGAAACGGGTTCGAGATAGAAGTGACCGACCCGGACGGCGAGTTGACCTTCGAGAACGTCGCGCTCCCCGACGGCTCGACCACCGGCGACGCGATGTTCGTCTTCCCCGCGAGCACCGGGACGCTGACCTTCCGGAACTGCCGCATCGAGGACTGGCACGAGGGTCTCTACAGCGCGTACCACTCCGGCCCGCTCCGGATTCTGGGCGGCTACTACGCCAACAACGGCATCGAGCAGGTCCGGGTCGGCGGCGGGACCGCGGGCGCGCTCGTGCGCGGCGCGACCGTGCGCGTAGACGACCCGAGGCGGCCGAACCACAAGCCGAACATGCGGGGCATCTGGGCCGAAGAAGGCGCGAGCGCCCGCATCGAGAACTGCGACATCGCCATCACCGACCTGACCGGGACCTACAGTTCGGGCGGCATCGTCGTCGGCACGCAGTTCGGCGAGGTGACGATAGCGAACACGGACATCCGAAT
Protein-coding sequences here:
- a CDS encoding metal-dependent hydrolase, translating into MWPWEHLAVGYLGYSLAVRLAGRGAPRPWPVVALAVGTQFPDLVDKPLAWTFGVLPSGHSLAHSLFAALPLAALAATVGVALDRRRDGDAPGASRVGAAFAFGYLSHLPSDAFYPLLVGGEANYDFLLWPVVPVSSPETGVGFAEMLRTLFSRYVERLARGEVSPYLAVELGLLSAVVALWVADGLPPLRWLWSRVVLGRPVEESG